Part of the Desertifilum tharense IPPAS B-1220 genome, CCCAACCCCCTTCTTCCCCAACTCCCAACTCCCAATTCCCAACCCCCTTCTTCCCCAACCCCCTTCTTCGGTCAACTCCGAAAAAGCTAGAATTGGGAAGTCTTATTGAGAGAATTAACGCATGAATAGTTGCATTCTCATGGCGGAGATTGTTCAAGAACCGCAATTACGCTATACCCAAGATAGTCAACTGGAAGTAGTGGAAATGATGGTGGAATTTTCTGGCTTGCGGGCTGAAGATCCCCCTTCTACCCTTAAAGTTGTGGGATGGGGCAACCTGGCAAGAGAAATTCAAGAAAGCTACCATCAGGGCGATCGCGTTATCTTAGAAGGCCGCCTGAATATGAATACCATAGACCGACAAGAAGGCTTTAAAGAAAAACGAGCTGAACTCACGGTTTCGCGAATTCATAGCGTAACAGCAGCGGCTCAAGGTGCGTCTCGTCCTTTAGTGAGTGCTACGACGGCTTCCACTGCGCGCCCTCAAAGCGTACCCGAACCAGCGAGAGCGGCGGTTGGTGCGCCTGCAATGACTTCTCAAGTTCCGGCGACAACTCCTGCTCGCGATTCCTACCCCGATGCGCCAGCGGTTCCCGATGAAGATGATATTCCGTTCTAATTTCTAGGATTGGCTGAAATGCCAGCATTTTTCCTGCCCCTCTATTCCCCCGCTTTATAAATACTCGCGTAGAAATTCATAGGGATCGTCTTCCCAACAAGGTTCAGGCCACAGCCAAAGCAGGTTTTGCAGGATATCTGCCTCAACTTCTGCCAT contains:
- a CDS encoding single-stranded DNA-binding protein, producing MNSCILMAEIVQEPQLRYTQDSQLEVVEMMVEFSGLRAEDPPSTLKVVGWGNLAREIQESYHQGDRVILEGRLNMNTIDRQEGFKEKRAELTVSRIHSVTAAAQGASRPLVSATTASTARPQSVPEPARAAVGAPAMTSQVPATTPARDSYPDAPAVPDEDDIPF